A region of Notolabrus celidotus isolate fNotCel1 chromosome 4, fNotCel1.pri, whole genome shotgun sequence DNA encodes the following proteins:
- the nsmce4a gene encoding non-structural maintenance of chromosomes element 4 homolog A produces MRRSRGGGGGGGGGGGDDAEAPRQNGSTSRKTSQTSDGDEAAFNPGELQDDDNNPGLRREIRSKYRDLINTIQQEREDMVSLSNNRLTEVLEEANNLFKDVRQAREAALDAQLLVVATDLGKEKASRLFSEGTAFDPTAYAEHLLSFMGLNRLEDGEEEQQQNGGVDGYLPQDAWDRLARRAECCFRTAPSFHFMRGSFHAEPPPPKQKIERQRKAPSKETKRIMPTELKKMEDSQQDATVKEVERILGYLKSYHQDDPTSPISYYEFVIDPNSFSRTVENIFHMSFLIRDGLARMYLDDSKLPCIAPVEEGEVEAGALCSRKQGIVSISPKIWKDLIKALDITDTMIQPPKSQDE; encoded by the exons atgaggagatccaggggtggtggtggtggtggaggtggaggtggaggtgatgATGCAGAGGCTCCCCGGCAGAACGGCTCCACCAGCCGGAAGACTTCACAGACCAGTGATGGTGACGAAGCAGCTTTCAACCCCGGAGAGCTGCAGGACGACGACAACAACCCTGGACTCAGGAGAGAGATACGGAGCAAATACAGAGACCTAATCAACACAATACAAc aggagagggaagacatGGTGAGTCTCTCCAACAACAGACTCACTGAAGTTTTAGAAGAAGCAAACAACCTTTTTAAAGATG TCCGACAGGCGAGAGAAGCGGCTCTGGACGCTCAGCTCCTCGTCGTGGCCACAGACCTCGGGAAGGAGAAAGCCAGCCGGCTGTTTTCTGAGGGCACTGCGTTCGATCCCACGGCGTACGCTGAACACCTT CTGTCCTTCATGGGTCTGAACCGGCTTGAAGAcggggaggaggagcagcagcagaacgGAGGTGTTGATGGATACCTGCCTCAGGACGCCTGGGACAGACTGGCCCGGAGAGCAGAGTGCTGCTTCAGGACGGCTCCCTCCTTCCACTTCAT gAGAGGCTCGTTCCACGCCGAGCCGCCTCCTCCCAAACAAAAGATAGAGCGGCAAAGGAAGGCGCCGAGCAAGGAGACGAAGAGGATCATGCCGACCGAG ctGAAGAAGATGGAGGACTCTCAGCAAGACGCGACGGTCAAAGAGGTGGAGAGGATCCTGGGATATCTGAAGAGTTATCACCAGGACGACC CAACATCCCCGATCTCCTATTATGAGTTTGTCATCGACCCCAACTCTTTCTCCCGGACGGTGGAGAACATCTTCCACATGTCGTTCCTGATCAGG gacGGTCTGGCTCGGATGTATCTGGATGATTCCAAGTTGCCGTGTATAG CTCctgtggaggagggagaggtggaGGCTGGAGCCTTATGCAGCCGTAAACAAGGCATCGTCTCCATCAGCCCAAAGATATGGAAG GATCTCATAAAAGCCTTGGACATCACGGACACGATGATACAGCCTCCTAAGTCTCAGGATGAGTGA
- the LOC117811632 gene encoding coiled-coil domain-containing protein 177 encodes MEEQRTTSPRLLLDLDNFESMDAERSRYVLTSPRSLESCARLGIKPVALLIKSLNELIAEQQHVPCEAVRVMHESYEKERIKLLQMCREEREKIIREDRWPRSSKVSALKDESKDRLSTDSVPYADLCFNRKSVCKSTCSPAGHSHKDRSTVSSFSLGDLRHSPRTERKLKQLTKDIKKKMCVTLPERDCKIAALMLVKHEEEEESQKLSLKEEQERQEARRKEEAERAQAEKQRRKKLRLSVKHWNEELQTRRRLRESQEQQKIGQLKQEVLLQEDRWRRLKEEVEAMNRQKMEAAQKETQERKRFQEKLLKEKEEVEKRERERERQVAAEKEHKARRSRGLQEKKEKQRLQEGNRRELLRHVLFKQQVEQQVEEEEAQMRSVLEEKLQRSREQRALAAETRLRELKERATREEEQIQRAQLRARLQSIQDLTHKQILVQLSQRRMQRAALHASTQQRTRALQTQQRNTRRQLLHQRLRERIQREEEEVRKVRESSIVMKEWRRERLRRQREKIQEEAHRLVRASFHMRDRVRQQTHRRTFDRMALEAQLNASMSHMKI; translated from the coding sequence atggaggagcagaggaccACCTCCCCCAGGCTCCTTCTGGACCTGGACAACTTTGAGTCCATGGACGCAGAGAGGAGCCGGTATGTGTTAACGAGCCCCCGTTCTCTGGAGTCCTGTGCACGGCTGGGCATCAAACCTGTGGCACTTCTTATTAAGTCTCTGAATGAGCTGATAGCTGAGCAGCAGCATGTGCCCTGTGAGGCGGTGAGAGTTATGCACGAGTCCTACGAAAAGGAGAGAATCAAGCTTTTGCAAATgtgcagggaggagagggagaagattATCCGGGAGGACAGGTGGCCTCGCAGCAGTAAAGTGTCAGCCCTGAAGGATGAGTCCAAAGACAGACTCTCTACAGACAGCGTCCCTTATGCAgatctgtgtttcaacaggaaGTCTGTGTGTAAGTCCACCTGTTCACCTGCAGGTCACTCCCACAAAGACAGGAGCACAGTGAGCAGCTTCAGTCTGGGAGACCTCAGACACTCCCCAAGAACTGAGAGGAAACTAAAGCAGCTCACTAAAGACATCAAGAAGAAGATGTGTGTGACTTTGCCTGAGAGAGACTGCAAGATCGCAGCTCTCATGCTGGTGaagcatgaggaggaggaggagagccagaagctctctctgaaggaggagcaggagcgTCAGGAGGCCCGGAGGAAGGAGGAGGCTGAGCGGGCTcaagcagagaaacagaggaggaagaagctgAGGCTGAGCGTGAAACACTGGAACGAGGAGCTGCAGACTCGGAGGAGACTCAGGGAGAGTCAGGAGCAGCAGAAGATCGGACAACTGAAGCAGGAGGTGCTGCTGCAAGAAGACAGGTGGAGGAGGctgaaggaggaggtggaggccaTGAATAGACAGAAGATGGAGGCTGCACAGAAGGAGACCCAGGAGAGGAAACGCTTCCAGGAgaagctgctgaaggagaaagaggaggtggagaagagggagagagagagggagaggcaggtGGCTGCAGAGAAGGAGCACAAAgccaggaggagcagagggctgcaggagaagaaggagaagcagAGGCTGCAGGAGGGGAACCGAAGGGAGCTGCTCCGTCACGTCCTGTTCAAACAGCAGGTGGAGCagcaggtggaggaagaggaggcccaGATGAGGAGCGTACTGGAGGAGAAGCTGCAACGCTCCAGAGAGCAGCGAGCTCTGGCTGCAGAGACGCGTCTGAGGGAGCTGAAGGAGCGAGCGACCAGGGAGGAGGAGCAGATCCAGAGGGCCCAGCTGAGGGCCAGACTGCAGAGCATCCAGgacctcacacacaaacagatcctGGTCCAGCTGAGCCAGAGACGCATGCAGAGAGCCGCCCTGCACGCCTCCACCCAGCAACGCACCAGAGCCCTGCAGACGCAGCAACGCAACACACGCAGGCAGCTCCTCCACCAGAGGCTGAGGGAGAGGatccagagagaggaggaggaggtgaggaaggTCAGGGAGAGCTCCATCGTCATGAAGGAGTGGAGGAGGGAGCGGctgaggagacagagggagaagatACAGGAGGAGGCGCACAGGCTGGTCCGGGCCTCCTTTCACATGAGGGACAGGGTGAggcagcagacacacaggaggACCTTTGACCGGATGGCTCTGGAGGCTCAGCTGAACGCCTCCATGAGCCACATGAAGATATGA